A section of the Girardinichthys multiradiatus isolate DD_20200921_A chromosome 5, DD_fGirMul_XY1, whole genome shotgun sequence genome encodes:
- the LOC124869119 gene encoding voltage-dependent calcium channel gamma-5 subunit: protein MSLCGRKALTLLSSVFAVCGLGLLGIAVSTDYWLYLEEGVILPLNQSTEMRMSLHSGLWRVCFLAGDEKGRCFTIEYVMPTNVQITSESTVSVLKMIRSATPFPLVSLFFMFIGFVLSNIGHIRPHRTILAFVSGIFFILSGLSLVVGLVLYISNINDEMLNRTKTNEAYFSYKYGWSFAFAAISFLLTETAGVMSVYLFMKRYTAEEMYRPHQGFYRPRLSNCSDYSGQFLHPDAWAGRGRSPSSISSEASLQMNSSNYPALLKCPEYEQMSSSPC, encoded by the exons ATGAGCCTATGCGGCAGGAAAGCGCTGACGTTGCTGAGCAGCGTGTTCGCTGTTTGCGGCCTCGGCCTGTTGGGGATCGCCGTGAGCACCGACTACTGGCTCTACCTGGAGGAGGGGGTCATCCTTCCCCTCAATCAGAGCACGGAGATGCGCATGTCCCTTCACTCTGGCCTCTGGAGGGTTTGCTTCCTTGCTG ggGACGAGAAAGGCCGGTGTTTTACAATTGAGTATGTGATGCCTACTAATGTCCAGATAACATCTGAGTCCACTGTTAGTGTACTTA AGATGATCCGCTCTGCTACACCCTTTCCTCTGGTCAGCCTCTTCTTCATGTTCATTGGTTTTGTACTCAGTAATATCGGCCATATTCGACCACATCGCACAATCCTGGCTTTTGTTTCTGGAATCTTCTTCATCCTTTCAG GTCTGTCTCTGGTCGTTGGTCTGGTTTTGTACATCTCCAACATTAATGATGAAATGTTGAACAGGACCAAAACTAATGAAGCTTACTTCAGCTACAAGTACGGCTGGTCGTTTGCATTTGCTGCTATCTCCTTCCTGCTGACAGAG ACGGCGGGTGTAATGTCAGTGTACCTGTTCATGAAGCGTTACACAGCGGAAGAAATGTACAGACCCCATCAAGGCTTCTACCGGCCTCGCCTCAGTAACTGCTCAGACTACTCTGGCCAGTTTCTCCATCCAGATGCCTGGGCAGGACGTGGCCGTAGTCCCTCCTCTATCTCCTCCGAGGCCTCCCTACAGATGAACTCCTCCAACTATCCTGCTCTCCTTAAATGTCCAGAGTATGAGCAAATGTCCTCCTCCCCCTGCTGA